The Capricornis sumatraensis isolate serow.1 chromosome 11, serow.2, whole genome shotgun sequence DNA segment ACCCTGGCTCTGGCTAGGCAGAGGCCTGGGGCTCACAGGAGAGGTGGCGAACCAGGGGTAGGCCTTGCAGGGGTGTCAGGGGACAGAGGGCTGGGTGCTTGGCCACACTGGCACAGACCGCTGGGCTGCCTTTGCAGGGGCTGAAGAAGCCCAACGTAGAGGAGATCCGACATGCCAAGAACGCGGTCTTCAGCCCATCCATGTTTGGCAGCGCGCTGCAAGAGGTCATGAGCATGCAGAAGGAGCGCTACCCTGATCGGCAGCTGCCCTGGGTGCAGACCCGGCTGTCGGAGGAGGTGCTCGCACTCAACGGCGATCAGACGGAAGGCATCTTCAGGTGCCCTGCAACCTGGGCCCTGGGTGTGGGGGCCTTGGGTGTCTCCAGCAGTCTTGGGCAGTCAGGGCCACTGGACACTGGGTCCCTGCCTCAGGAGCACTTCCGAGAGGCCAGCATGCCGGAGAGAGGCGCCCTGTAGCAAATGGAAAGGCTGGGCATAGGACTGTTCCCCCTGAACTACATCATGCCTGAACCCAGGCGGGGAGCTGGTCTGGGACAGTGATCCTTCAGAAATGGCCACCAGGGCCCCAGAGGGCACTTGGACAACAGCCATGGGCAGGGCCAGGGAAGATGCAGCAACTCCCAGCAAGGGATCCTCACCTGTGCATGGAGATGATAGCCCTGCCCCATGGGGGTGGCACACGGCCAGTCACCTGCCGTCATGACTCGCCTGCCCAGGGCAGGTGGGGAAACGTGGGTCTGAGCCTCAGGGATCATTCTGAGGAAGGGATCTGCATGGGGGTAGTCAGCAGCAGGatgagggcctggggcaggggacCCCAGCCACACCTCCCCTCCAATAGGAAGGAGGTCGTTAGGGCAGAGAGGGGTCATGAAGCCCTGACTTGGAGCAAacccagctcctcctccctgAGACCTGCCATGTGCTCGGCAGAGTCCCTGGGGACATCGATGAAGTGAATGCTCTGAAGCTGCAGGTGGACCAGTGGAAGGTGCCTACAGGCCTGGAGGACCCCCACGTCCCAGGTGAGCCCCCAGCCCCCTCAGCTGGAGCAGCTGAAATGGTTCAGCCCTCCCTGCTTCCCATGGAGAAGGGGCAGCCCTCCGGTCCGTTTCCAGTGCAGAGACCCACTGCCGTTGGTCAGTCTCCATGGCTCACAGTGGCTGTGCAGCCCTCTTGATAAGTCCTCTCTACAACATTTGCATGTCCTTCAGGACAGTGTCCCCCCGCTCGGGGTCAGTCCTGACGGTCAGGACTGGGAGCCCACTGGCTTCCAGCCAGGCAGCCCACACCGCTGTGTGGACACCTCCAGTCTGGTCCTGACCCCTGGGTGCCAGCATACAATCACCGCCCCCCACGGCCCGGTTCACCCCTTGCTGCTGCTGGTCCCCGACGGCCCCGCTCGGCTGAACACCCCGCGATGCGTTCCCAGCGTCGCTGCTGAAGCTGTGGTACCGGGAGCTGGAGGAGCCCCTGATCCCGCACGAGTTCTACGAGCAGTGCATCGCGCACTACGAGAGCCCGGAGGCCGCTGTGGCCGTGGTGCACGCGCTGCCCTGCATCAACCGCCTGGTGCTGTGCTACCTCATCCGCTTCCTCCAGGTAGGCGGTGGCACCCCGCCCCCTCTGCGCTGGTTCCCGCCCCCTCCGCTCCCGGCTCGGGCCCACCCGCCGCTCCCCCCGCAGGTGTTCGTGCAGCCTGCCAATGTGGCCATCACCAAGATGGACGTCAGCAACCTGGCCATGGTGATGGCGCCCAACTGCCTGCGCTGCCGCTCAGATGACCCGCGGGTCATCTTTGAGAACACTCGCAAGGAGATGTCCTTCCTGCGCGTGCTCATCCAGCACCTGGACACCAGCTTCATGGAGGGCGTGCTATAGCGCGTGGGCACGGAAGGACCGCGGGTGGGGACAGAGCCTGCCCGGGTGCGCCTGGGCAGGGGGGCAcgcggggaggggggaggggatgcCCCAGACGCGGAGGTAGCATGCCGGCTCCGCCCATGCCCGCCCCAGCCCTGGAACCCCCATCTCCCCCACCCTGGCCCTCGGCCAGAAGGCGCAGCCGGGAAGGGCgcctccgccccgcccccggcctctGGCTGGTTCGTTAGGCGCGACCCCGCCCATCGCCAGCCGCTGGTCGGCAGCGAGAAAGTGCCTTCTGTTTCCTGGAGCCAAGTGACACTGCCCCTCCCGGCCGGCCCGAGAGCACAAGCCGCCCTCCCTGGGGCAAGCCGTCTTGCTggggtgctgtgctcagtctggtCCCAGCCTAGCCCCAGCCCGGCTGcccgtcccttcctctgccctctctcTGCCCTGGGGGTTTCCTGGTCTTCGACTCTCACCCTCCCCAATTCCTCCCGCCCCTCTACCCTACCCCCCGCCACCTGTGGCTTCCAGCGTGGTGACTGCACAGGAATTTGGGGTCTTCAGGGCTCTGGGCTGTCCACCACCAGAGCAGAGCCCAGTAGGCTCTCTGGGCGGGAAGGAGCCTCCAAGCCAAAGTCCtccggggtggggggcagggttgGGCAGGCATtcttggggcagggtgggggaggggcgagaATATTTTTTCTTCGTGTAACTATAAATTCAGAATCTATCCCGCATCTCAACCCGCCTGTGTATAGAGATATAAATAGAGCGAAAGATATAAGAACTAAATTTGCTAATGACATAGTCTTAACCCAAATGCTATTTATTTCTGAGTCGTCCTCCCCCATCCTCCGCAGACAAGTTGCTATCattccttcattttcttctccaccttCTTGGCTTTGACCAAAAAGCGAATCCTGCCCTATCCCCGTCCAAGACCTGCAGCAGATGAGAGGGCAGGAGCCCAGAACGGGGAACCAGAGGGGCACCAGAGGCTGTCCTTCCTCGAGGCCAGAGCGCTCGCGGGCAGGGTGAGGATAGGGAGGCGGAGGTACCTAGACTCTGTACATTTTCCATTTTGGAATTTTGGGTTCCAATCGTTGTAAAACTTAATTTATccccagtttatatatatatatattttttagagttgagtttttatttattattaaaaaaaagccCAGCCGTGCCGAGGCCCGGTGTCCCCCTGGGAGAAGGTCCTGGGTACGGTGGTCTCGAGGCTTGGGTACCGGTAGCCCGGCCAAAGACTGGCTCTGACGCATGGACTCGAGAGATGAAAACACTTTGTGCGAATAAAGTACGTATGGACACTTCCGAGTCTGTCGCCTCCCATTCCTTCCAGTGACAGCAAGGCAGTTGGTCGGTTGCGGGTGTGGGCACCCGGATGGACGTAAGGTCAAGGGAGAATAGGGGAGGGGTTCGGGAAGGAGAGGAAGGTACCTCCAGGGGATGGGGCGAGGCACCTGAGATACTCCATTTGAGCCCGTAAGCTCTGCTTGattgcctgggggtggggtgggggcggcaggCGGGGTTCTGACCTATCGTATGGCCCAAGCTGGCATAGGCTTTCTGGGCGGTGTTTATTCACCACCTGCCTACAGCAGCCACCCTCACATGCAGGCTGCCCAGCCGGCCCGGCTTCCTGAGGGCGGGGGTACATTGCACGTACCTCGCTCACGTGAGGACAGCCAGTCTCCGCGGGCGAAGGGACAGGGCCTGCATGCCCAGCAAAGTCCAGGCCCAGCCGATGTCCCTGTTCCCGAAACCGACCGCACCTGCGTCTCACACTAGAACCCCAACGTCGGGCGGTTCCGCTCGCCACCCTTTCCCCAGCCGGAACTGCTGGGCGGCGTGCCCCTGACACCTAGAGAAGGGAGTGTCGGGAACGCCAGGGGTTGGGAGGAGAGAAGAAGCGGGTAGGGGTGGGCGGGGGCCGAGCTCCGTGGCCGCAGACGGAACCCAAAGCACGAGGCCATGACCGCCGGGGGACCGGTGTTCCCACAGCACCTGCCCCGCATGACCTCCGGCCGTTTCCGGCGCAGGAGGAGGATGTGGGCGATGAGCGGGGCGCTGCGGCCCTGGGTTCTAATCTTGACGCGGTCCCCGGGAGCCCGGACCTACGCTGGGGGCGGGAGCGTCTCCTACACGCAGGGCCAGAGCCCAGAGCCTCGGACGCGCGAGTACTTTTACTATGTGGATCATCAGGGCCAGGTGGGCGGGGGCGTGGTCTTTACAGTAAGGCAACCCGGCCTCCCAGGTCGCTCTGGAAACACTAGGACGCGCGGCTATGGACCCCTATGGCCCCAAAGGGTTAGGCCCCCAGCGGGCAACGTCCCGCGCGTGGCCGCGCCCTGCGGGCTTTGCATCTCCCAGTCCTACGGCCCCCGCCGCCGCGCCTGATTTGGAAGCCCTGGCGGTAACATCCACCTTACACACAAGGAAGCAATTCAGAGAGCCTCTGCGGAGGAAGTGGCACATCTCACTAAAAActaaaagggaggagggaagaggcgCGGAAAGGGCATGCCAGCTCAGAGAATCTGTGCTTGAGGAAGTAAGGCGGGAGGTGGGGCGGGATAGATGTGGGGAGGTCGGCAGGGCTCCCAAATTTATCTTCCACGAGTCTCCCTGCACATGGTGTCCACAGACGAGCAAAGAAGCGGACATCAGCCCGGGCTTAGGCCCACCAGGGCCTTCTCGCCCTGGGACAGCTCTCCCGAGCTGCTACTCAAGGGCCACGGTCTGCTTCTCTGCAGCTTTTCCTGGACGACTCCAGAATGAAGAACTTCACCACATGCTTCAAAGGTACCGATGCTCCTTCcacccccaccttccctcttCCTTCGGGAAAGACTCTTAAGGGTTCGCGCTGCCCAAACTGCCAGCCGTCCTGCCCGCGTTAGGAGGCTGGCCGTACTGTGCTTAAAAGCTCCCTAACTAAAGTGAGGCCTGGGCGGCTGTCCGACAGCCGGCGCAAGCCCTTGGTGCAGCCCAGGGAGAGCCGCCTGCCTGGGGCAGTAGGGCCCAGGGGACTTGGGGTCTGGCGTGCTGAGCAGTCACgccctttccccttcctccccacagaTCCGCAGTTCCTGGTCATGTTCTTCTCCCGCCTGAGACCCAACCGCAGCGGGCGCTACGAGgcctccttccccttcctctcgCTCTGCGGCAGGGAACGCAACTTCCTACGCTGCGAAGACCGGCCCGTGGTCTTCACGCACCTTCTGGCCGCGGGCCCCGCGCCCCAGCGCCTCTCCTACTGCGGCGGCGGCGAGGCCCTGGCTGTGCCCTTCGAGCCGGCGCGCTTGCTGCCTCTGGCCACGAATGGGCGTCTCTACCACCCAGCCCCGGAGCGCGCGGGCGGCGTGGGCCTGGTGCGATCGGCCCTGGCCTTCGAGCTCAGCGCTTGCTTCGAGTACGCGCCAGGCGCGCCCGAGCTGCCCTCGCACGTGCGCTGGCAGGGCCGCCGTTTCGCACTCACCATGGACCTGGCCCCGCTCCTGCTTGCTGCCACGCCGCCCTGAACCGCGGGCCAGCATCCGCTGGCACCCGCAGCGCCCCGGGCCGCCTCGCTGCGCACGCGCCACCCGGAGAGCGCGCCGGGCGAGTGCGCGTGCGCGGCGAAGGTGCGCCGCGGCCCCGCCCCACCGGCGCTGTCCGAGGTGGCGCCGCGGACCGAGTCCCGACGCCGGCAGGGGCGGGGTCTCTGGGGCCCTACTCCCTCCACACACCCCCGGCCTGGGGCGTTTTCATCCTGTGGTCTGCCCCGCGCTCGCGACGGCGGATCGGGGCGGCCGGGCGGGAGGCGCGGGGGCTCCAGTGCGCGAGCCCGAGCGgcgcccgcccctcccccgccgggTGCTGCTCTGTGGGCCGGGGTTCGGCGGGGGAGCCGCGCCGCGGGAGCGTCAGGTGAGGGGGCGCCCGGCCCAAGGTCAGCGGGCGTGGGGCGGGATCAGGGCCCATCCTGGCTCTGTCTCTGTCGACTACCGAGAAGGGCGTGCGACTTAACGGGGACCACGCCCTGCCCTGAACCTGCCCTGGACAGACCGCGCCGAAGGggatgcaggggatgcaggggGCCCATCGGGCCTCGCACTGCGGAGAAGAGCGAAGCAGGGCTTCCTCCATTATCCCTTCACTCACCCCTCCTCGCACAGATGGGCCCCCTGGAGACTGACAGCTGTTGCCAAATCCAGTATGTTACACCCCACCTCCTACCCAGTCAGATTAGGAGGGTTTCCGCTGGGTTAAAGTATTTCTGAGCTAGCCTCCCCTGCTCTTCCTGCTTGAGTCCTCAACCATGCCCAGGCCAGCTCTTCCACACGTATCAGCATCTAGGGGGTGTCCACGTGAGCAGCAATCCTCTTAAGTCCTTAAGAAGAGGCCAAGAATCTTCTCTGAGAGGCCTTGCCGCTGAAAGCTGGGTGGGCACTCTAGGCCAGCCCTTTTGCTGAGGGAAGTGGGTCCCAGGGGCTAAGAATGCTCCCCAACTTCTTGGGGTTCACACACattctgagacacctgggaattGCTTCTGCCTAGACCAAAGCAATTACATTAAAACTTTCACTGTGCCTGCTTCTCTTCAGTAATTTTAAATAACCATGTGAGTTAAATTTAGAGCAAGATTTAAATAAACACCAAGGCCACTTGGTAACTTTCCAGAGGACACACTCTTCCTAGTAGACCTGGTGAACAGGCAGGTGTTCAGAGCAGAGACCATTTGAAGTGGAGGCTAGCTGATGGCACACCTCAGCCCCACCATCCAACTGGACTCATTGTGCTTTGAACTGGACTCATTGTGCCTTGAAGGAGACTCAGGTCTTCTCTTTCCAGGATCACAGCTGCATGTGTAtaaaccccaaaacaaaacacTACACACTCCTTCAAAGTCCAGGAGATCTCTGAGCACAGAACCTACTTGGCAAACTACACTAGAAACTCAGTTGGTGACCCAAGGTTCCTTCTTTCACAGCCCAGTCATCCCAAGGACCCACCTACCCCCAAAGATGGATGCATCTTTCTAGGAGTCAGCATGGAGAACACAGGCCCCACAGCTGAACTGGCTTTCCTATTTGCCTCATCCTCCAATTCCCTAGCAAGTTCCATGAGAAAAAGCTCTAATTATAGCTAAGCTGTTctacccactcccaccccaagTAGGGCAGGGCCAGAGCCTGGACAAGAGTATGCCTCCAttttcctggggctgctgctcccctcaccccccccccccgcccctgcccccctcGGAGACCAGTTGTGCCCGTGTCCTCAAGTCACAACAGGAAAATCCGAGTGTTAGGGACACAGCATGAGTTCTAGGGATAAAAATGACAAGAGTAAATTCTAGATCAAAATTAGGTGAGGACAAGGACAAACACTAGCAGCAGGGAGACTTGTGCCCTGTCCTGAGGTTATGCAAAGGACCCCTGATCTGGGCTCTGTATCTTGAGGTCTCATGCCAGTGCTCAAGAGTGAGTTCATGCACACCAGGGGATGTGTCTGCTCAGAGCCTTCCCTTCTAGTCCATGCTTTGGTGACTGACCCTGAACTCTACCCATGGGTTCCCAAGCCCATGGCAGCCTCGTGCACCTAAGCTCCAAGGAGTGGCTGGATGTTGGGTTGTAGAGGGCACTTTAGTCCATGTGTCCACGTGCATGAGCAGGAAACCTTTCAGTACCAGGCAgatgggggatggggagagaaaaGTGTTGGGGTGGCATAGGCTTCCCTCCTGCGGCCTGTGTGTGGCGAGACTCTGAAGACAAGAGAAATTCTAAATTGAAACCTGATGCTCCagatctttgactttttttttttaaagctttttataaaggaaagcaatgaaattttattttactacGTTCTTAAACCTATTTCAAGCTTCAAAACTCAGACACCGTGTGTGCCTCCATTCATGCTTTTCCCTGGCTCTCAAATGTTAGGGACAGGCCTGCCAACCTGTGTTTCAGGAGTTGCATCCCATCGGGGCCAGACTGTAGAGAGGCTGCTGGAAAGGCTGCAGGTTTGTGGCCTGCAGCCGGTCCCGCGGGAGATGGCCCCAGGGGCGCCTGCACTGCTGCTATTGTCGCTGCTGTCACTGCCGGGTCTCCCGCCTCGCGCTGCCGCCTGCCCCGCCGCCTGCCGCTGCTACAGCGCCACGGTGGAGTGCGGTGCTCTGCGACTGCGCGTGGTCCCTCCTGGAATCCCACCCGGGACGCAGGTGGGCACCGCGTGGGGCTGCCGGGCTGCGGACAAGGGGTGCCAGCGAAACGGAGGGACGGGTGTGTGAGTCTCCCCGTGGGTGAATGGGGCGCTCTAGGGAAAAGAAAGACCCCTTCAGAGGGGTAAACGCCGTCTCTCCCTCCGACACAGACGCTGTTCCTGCAGGACAATAGCATCGCGCGCTTGGAGCCCGGCATCCTGGCGCCCCTTGCCTCCCTGCGCCATCTCTACCTGCACAACAACAGCCTACACGCCCTGGAGTCGGGCGCCTTCCGCGCGCAGTCGCGCCTGCTGGAACTGGCGCTCACTGGCAACCGGCTGCGCGGCTTGCGCGTAGGCGCTTTCGCAGGCCTGGCCCAACTGCGCGTGCTCTACCTAGCTGGGAACCAGCTGGTACAGCTGCTGGATTTCACTTTTCTACACTTGCAGGTGAGGTGGGAGGAGTGTGCAAGAAGGGTAGAGGTCCTCCTGCACTGCCACCTGCCCTACCGGGCTGGAGTagtgaaggggaaaaaaggcagcCCAGGCTAGTCTGGTAAGAAGGGGACCTGTCCCCCAGGGCCCTTTTCTCTGATGATCTGTCCCTGCTTCAGCGACTGCAGGAGCTACACCTGCAGGACAACAGCATTGAGCTGCTGGAGGACCAGGCTCTGGCTGGGCTCTCCTCACTGGCACTGCTGGACCTCAGCAGGAACCAGCTGGGCACCATCAGCCGGGAGGCCCTGCAGCCACTGGCCAGCCTGCAGGTCCTGCGCCTCACAGGTAACTTTCTGGGGGCAAGGGGCTCTCATGCAAAGGCAGCTTCCTTGGCCACAGTGGTGGCACTAGGCAGCCAGCTGTGGAGAGGGATCCAGTGGCAGCCCTGGGtgagggagtggggggtgggcagcACTACCTACCCACAGCCATGACAGAAAGCTGCTAGGAACACGAGTAGAGTCATAGCTGCCTAAGGGAGACAGAACATGTACAAGGCCCTGAACAAACCAGACAGAGCTGAGCAGCTTCCACATTTCTGAGCCAGGAGAGGGCCTGCaggaaaaaactggaaacatGACCAAGACTGGGGACATTCCCTCCAGACAGCTCCTGAAGACAAAGCTGGCAGGATGTGCAAGGTCTTAGTGCTGGTGGGATGTCTATGTGGACACAGAGGTTCCCCTCAAATAGCATAACTTGTGGCAGGGAGAGACGCCAGGAACAAGAGCTTTCTCAGAGACTGGTGAAATGAATTGGACATGCATCACAGAATGGAGTTtggggtgggtgtgtggggggggtgagTGGGTGCTGCCCACACTAAGGAGCCCCCTGACAGAGGTGGCAGGGGTCCCCCACGGTGTTAGGTAAGGGGCTCCTGCTCTTGCCAACAACCCCAACCGCACAGGCTGTGTTCCAGAGCCACCCCTGAGCTACATGCCTGCTGCTGCTCCGCCTACAGAGAACCCATGGCGCTGTGactgtgccctgcattggctgggaGCCTGGATCAAGGAGGGAGGCCAGCGACTACTCAGCTCCAGGGACAAGAAGATCCTGTGTGCAGAGCCCCCGCGCCTGGCACTTCAGAGTCTTCTGGAAGTATCTGGAAGTAGCCTCATCTGCATCCCACCGTCTGTGCACGTGGAGCCGCTGGAGGTGACAGCCAACCTGGGTGAGGACCTGCgggtggcctgccaggcttcaggCTACCCGCAGCCCCTGGTGACCTGGAGAAAGGTGGCGCAGCCTCGCGAGGGTGCGCTTCGCGCCCAGGCCCAGCCGGAAGTTGGGTGGCGGGGCCCAGGAGGTCTCGGGGCCTCCGACACCGGCAGCGGCATGCTCTTCCTCACCAACATTACCCTGGCCCATGCCGGAAAGTACGAGTGTGAGGCCTCCAACGCCGGCGGCGCCGCCCGCGTTCCCTTCCAGCTCTTGGTCAACGTGTCCCGGCAGCAGCAGCTGGCGCCCGCGCCGCCCCCGGCCGGCGGCCCAGTCAGCCATGAGCCCCTGCCTGAGACGGGCAGCATGGCCTTCCGTGCCCTTGGCCTGGCCACACAGACGGCCATCGCGGCTGCCATCGCGCTCCTGGCGCTCACGGCTCTGTTACTGGCGACCATGATCTGCCGCCGGCGGCGCAGGCGTAAAAAGGCGCCGGGGCCTTCAGGGGAGGGAGCGCTCTTCGTCAACGACTACTCAGACGGGCCCTGCACCTTCGCGCAGCTCGAGGAGCTCCGCGACGAGCGGGGCCACGAGATGTTCGTCATCGACCGCTCCAAGCCGCTCTTCGCCGAGAGCGCGGCGGAAGCGGCCGAAGCCCCTGGAGTCGCGCAGGGACTTCCACTGCAGCCCCCCTCCGCCTACGAGATCCACTGCTGAGGGGCCGGGCGCGGGCTGATGACGTGGGTACCGCGGATTGGCCGGCCCGAGTCACCCGCGAATGCCCCAGCGTGGTCAGTAAAGGGTGGAAGCTGCGCAGTGTAGCGAGCTGTGTATGCGGGTTTAGGGACCCGggctgggggggggcggggcgggagcaCCTGCGGACCCCTGCAAATGAAAAGTCCTGGGACGCGAATGGGGGGTGCCCGGGGATAGGCTCCCAACAACCTACTGAGACCCTCCAGAAATGATTCCCCCACTCCCCAAATTAACCCAACCTCCAGCTCTGCGGGTCTGCCTCTGGTCCCACTGCCCTTTGGAGACCTGGACCTCTGAAATGTGGGAGAGGGTG contains these protein-coding regions:
- the LRRC24 gene encoding leucine-rich repeat-containing protein 24 isoform X2; the protein is MAPGAPALLLLSLLSLPGLPPRAAACPAACRCYSATVECGALRLRVVPPGIPPGTQTLFLQDNSIARLEPGILAPLASLRHLYLHNNSLHALESGAFRAQSRLLELALTGNRLRGLRVGAFAGLAQLRVLYLAGNQLVQLLDFTFLHLQRLQELHLQDNSIELLEDQALAGLSSLALLDLSRNQLGTISREALQPLASLQVLRLTENPWRCDCALHWLGAWIKEGGQRLLSSRDKKILCAEPPRLALQSLLEVSGSSLICIPPSVHVEPLEVTANLGEDLRVACQASGYPQPLVTWRKVAQPREGALRAQAQPEVGWRGPGGLGASDTGSGMLFLTNITLAHAGKYECEASNAGGAARVPFQLLVNVSRQQQLAPAPPPAGGPVSHEPLPETGSMAFRALGLATQTAIAAAIALLALTALLLATMICRRRRRRKKAPGPSGEGALFVNDYSDGPCTFAQLEELRDERGHEMFVIDRSKPLFAESAAEAAEAPGVAQGLPLQPPSAYEIHC
- the LRRC24 gene encoding leucine-rich repeat-containing protein 24 isoform X1, giving the protein MLQIFDFFFLKLFIKESNEILFYYVLKPISSFKTQTPCVPPFMLFPGSQMLGTGLPTCVSGVASHRGQTVERLLERLQVCGLQPVPREMAPGAPALLLLSLLSLPGLPPRAAACPAACRCYSATVECGALRLRVVPPGIPPGTQTLFLQDNSIARLEPGILAPLASLRHLYLHNNSLHALESGAFRAQSRLLELALTGNRLRGLRVGAFAGLAQLRVLYLAGNQLVQLLDFTFLHLQRLQELHLQDNSIELLEDQALAGLSSLALLDLSRNQLGTISREALQPLASLQVLRLTENPWRCDCALHWLGAWIKEGGQRLLSSRDKKILCAEPPRLALQSLLEVSGSSLICIPPSVHVEPLEVTANLGEDLRVACQASGYPQPLVTWRKVAQPREGALRAQAQPEVGWRGPGGLGASDTGSGMLFLTNITLAHAGKYECEASNAGGAARVPFQLLVNVSRQQQLAPAPPPAGGPVSHEPLPETGSMAFRALGLATQTAIAAAIALLALTALLLATMICRRRRRRKKAPGPSGEGALFVNDYSDGPCTFAQLEELRDERGHEMFVIDRSKPLFAESAAEAAEAPGVAQGLPLQPPSAYEIHC
- the C11H8orf82 gene encoding UPF0598 protein C8orf82 homolog; the protein is MWAMSGALRPWVLILTRSPGARTYAGGGSVSYTQGQSPEPRTREYFYYVDHQGQLFLDDSRMKNFTTCFKDPQFLVMFFSRLRPNRSGRYEASFPFLSLCGRERNFLRCEDRPVVFTHLLAAGPAPQRLSYCGGGEALAVPFEPARLLPLATNGRLYHPAPERAGGVGLVRSALAFELSACFEYAPGAPELPSHVRWQGRRFALTMDLAPLLLAATPP